CTGCTGGTCGCTCCCGTCACGGCGCGGCTCGGGGTAGGAGCCGGAGTACCCCGGGTACTCGGTGCCGTCGTCGTAGGGCTGCTGGTGCTGCGGTCCGCCGTCGCCGTACTGCTGCTGCCCGTACCCGTACGGGTCGTAGGCGCCCGCCTGGTAGGGGTCCGCGGCGTACGGGTCGGCGGCTTGGTAGGGAGCGCCCGGCGGGTAGGGCTGCTGGCCGTACTGCCCGGCCTGGTAGGGCTCGGCGGGCGCGTAGGGCTGCTGGTCGGCCGGGTGGGCCGGGGGGACGGGCCCGCCCTGCTGGGCGGCCTGCCAGTCGTCGTACGACGGCTGCTGCGGCACCGCGCCGTACGGGTCGGCGTCCTCCATGGGCGGAACGGCCTGCGGCACGCCCTCGGCCCCCTGGCCGGGGACCGCCGCGTCCATCGGGCCGGCCGGGTCGAGCGGCTGCTCGCCCGTCCGGGCCCCGGGGATGCCGGGCCCGGCCGCCTCGGGGGTGCCTGCGGCCTCGGCCTGCGCCCGCAGACGCCGCGCCCGGCGGCCGTCGCCGGTGACCGCGGCAGCCTGCGCGGCGGCCGTGTCCTCGGGCAGGTCGTCGTCGATCTCCCGGCGGCGGCCCGGCAGCGCCAGGACCACCAGGACGAGGGCGAGCAGCCCCTGCGCCCACAGCCAGAGGGTGTGGCCGATCGGGTTCTCGTGGGTGAGGTCGAGGGTGCCGCCGCCCGCGGGGAGCGTGAAGCCCTGGGCCCAGCCGTCGACCTTCAGCGGCTTGAGCGGGGTGCCGTTGAGCGTGGCCTGCCAGCCCTCGTCGGCGGCGTCCGCGAGGCGCAGCACCCGGCCGTCGGCGCCGTCGGGCACCTTGGTGTGCGCCTCGACGGGGCCGGACGGTACGGCGAGGGGCGCGGCGGCCTCGCCCGCGCTGGTGCCGTCCTTGGCCTCGCCCGCGACGATCGAGACCCGCGAGACCCGCCGGTCGACACGCCACAGGGCGCTGCCGTCGTCCTGGCTGAGCCGGGTCAGCCCCGGGGTCGAGTCGAGCACCCGGCCCATTTCGCGCGGCGCCCCGTCCCTGACCAGGATGTAGCGCACCGCGTAGCCGCCGAGCTGGTTGGTCTGGTCGGCGCCGGAGCCGGCCACGAGGTTGGCGACGATGCCGCCGAGCCGCTTGTCCTCGCCCGCCGCGGCGGCCAGATCGGCGTCACCGAGCCGGGCGCCGGAGCCGCGGACGAGGGAGTAGTCGACATGGCCCGGCTTGCCGTCGAGGACCAGGGTGCGGGCCCGGTCGGCGGTGCCGGACTCCTCGGCGACGAAGGCCGGGACCTGCTCCGGGGTGCGCCGTTCCAGCGGTCCGGCCGCGCCGGTGATCATCCAGCTGACCGCGGCGACGAGCGGGGCGAGCACGGACGCCAGCGCGATCAGCACGGCGACCGGCTGCTTCCAGCCGAAGCCGAGGTTGGCCATCCGGGTGCGGATGCCCTCGGCGCCGATCGCGGCGGCGCACAGCAGCGCCAGGCCGTAGACGAGCATCGCGGGCCCGGTCCAGCCGGAGCCGTTGCCCAGCGCCGCGAGCAGCAGCCCGGTCAGGGCCACCACCCAGGCGGTACGGATCGCGCGCTGCCGCTCGTCGCGCAGCGTCGCGGCGAGCGCGGCCAGGACGATGCCGAAGAGCAGCACCCCGCCGACGGCCTTGGGGCCGCCGGGGCTGAGGCCGATGAGGTCGAGCACGGAGGCGGAGCCGGCGCCGTAGTCGAGCCCGGCTTCCTGGAAGAAGCGGGACGGCTGGGTCAGCAGCGACAGCGACCAGGGGGCGAGCACGACGAGCGGGGCGAGGAGCACGACCAGGAAGCGCAGCCCGTGGGCGGCCAGCTGATCGCGGCTGCCATCCAGGAAGCGCAGCACCAGCAGCCCGATGCCGAGCAGCACCGCGACCGGCCAGACGACCGGGGTGAAGGCCATGGTGAAGGTGATTAGCAGCGCATACGCCCAGGTGGCGCGCCAGCTGGGCCGCACGCCCGCCGGCAGCCGCAGACCGCTCGCCGCGACGGCGGCACGCGCCATCAGCGGCAACAGGATGGCGAGCACCGCGGTGCCCAGCCGGCCGCCGGCCAGCGCACCGGCGGCCGCGGGCAGGAAGGCGTACGCGATGCTCCCCCAGGCCCGCAGCAGCCGGGAGGCGACCAGCGGGCGGGAGGCGAAGTAGGCGGTGAGGCCGGCCAGCGGGACGGAGCAGACCAGCAGCAGGGTCACGGCGAAGCCGGTGCTGCCGAAGAAGATGCTCGACACCAGGGCGACGATCGCCAGGTAGGGCGGCGCGGAGGCGCTGCCGCCGACCCCGACCGCATGCCAGCTGTCGAGATACGCCGACCACAGGTCGGACACGCTGCCGGGCGCGGGCAGCATCGCACCGCCGGTCAGCGCGCCGGAGCCGAGCAGTCCGCGGCAGGCGACCAGGGAGACCAGCAGCAGCAGGACGAAGAGCACCGGTGCGGGCTTGCGGGCGATCCGCTTGAGCCGGGCGAACTGCTCGATCTCCAGGAAGTCGGCGTCGTCGCCGCCGGGCCCGGATTCGACCGCGCCGTGCCGGCCGGCCGAGGCCACATCCGGTGCGGCCCGCCCGGCGAGGTTGCCGGCGATCTGCTCGACGGTGGCCCGCACGGTCGCGCCCGGTGGCGGGAAGAGCGGCCGCAGCTCGCTCGTGTCGACCGCGGGGCGGCCTCTCTTCTTGCGTGCGGCGAGGATCTTGCCGGGCCGCAGCAGGGTGCCGAAGAGCCCGGCGAGTTCGTCGAGCGCCTGGCCCGGGACCTTGCCGACGAGGTAGGCGATGACCCGCAGGACGGTGCCGAGCAGCAGTCGCAGCAGGACGTACGGGAGGATCGCGCCGCGGGTGTTGGTCAGCAGCGTGTAGACGGCGCCGGCCTTGTCGACGCGGTGCGGGTTGGCGACCGAGCGGCCGACGCAGTCGATGGGGCGGCGCTCGCGGGCGGCTGCCTCGGCGTGCCGCAGGATCGCGTCCGGCGCGACCAGGACCTGGTGTCCGGCGGCCTGGGCGCGCCAGCACAGGTCGACGTCGTCGCGCATCAGCGGCAGCCGGCGGTCGAAGCCGCCCAACTCCTCGTAGACGTCACGGCGGATGAGCATGCCGGCGGTGGAGACGGACAGCACGGGACGGACCTGGTCGTGCTGGCCCTGGTCCTGTTCGCGGCGGTCCAGACCGGTCCAACGGCGGCCGCTGCGGGCGATGCTGACCCCGGCTTCGAGCAGCTGCCGGCGGTCGTACCAGCTGCGCAGCTTGGGGCCGACGATGACGGTGGACGGGCTGGCATCGGCGACCCGCAGCAGCTCGGCGAGCGCGTCCGGCTCGGGCGCGCAGTCGTCATGCAGCAGCCACAGCCACTGGACCGGTTCGCCGTGCGGCAACTCCGGCATGTCGTACGCCTCGTCGCGCCAGGTCCGGCTGACCGGGTCCCAGCCGCTGGGCCGGCGCAGATACGGCAGATCGTCGGGGGTGAGCTCGGGGGCCGTGCGGACGGCCTCGTCGACGGCGGTGCCGAATCCGGAGCGGCGGGCGAGGTGCAGCACCCGCTGGTCCCCGATGGCCTCGGCGAGCAGCTGGGCGGAGTGGTCCGCGCTGCCGGTGTCGGCGCCGATGACG
This Streptomyces decoyicus DNA region includes the following protein-coding sequences:
- a CDS encoding glycosyltransferase family 2 protein translates to MSVHSQSAAQAASYAAATPEFPRHVVTAVIVSHDGARWLPDALGGLLGQERPVQNVIGADTGSADHSAQLLAEAIGDQRVLHLARRSGFGTAVDEAVRTAPELTPDDLPYLRRPSGWDPVSRTWRDEAYDMPELPHGEPVQWLWLLHDDCAPEPDALAELLRVADASPSTVIVGPKLRSWYDRRQLLEAGVSIARSGRRWTGLDRREQDQGQHDQVRPVLSVSTAGMLIRRDVYEELGGFDRRLPLMRDDVDLCWRAQAAGHQVLVAPDAILRHAEAAARERRPIDCVGRSVANPHRVDKAGAVYTLLTNTRGAILPYVLLRLLLGTVLRVIAYLVGKVPGQALDELAGLFGTLLRPGKILAARKKRGRPAVDTSELRPLFPPPGATVRATVEQIAGNLAGRAAPDVASAGRHGAVESGPGGDDADFLEIEQFARLKRIARKPAPVLFVLLLLVSLVACRGLLGSGALTGGAMLPAPGSVSDLWSAYLDSWHAVGVGGSASAPPYLAIVALVSSIFFGSTGFAVTLLLVCSVPLAGLTAYFASRPLVASRLLRAWGSIAYAFLPAAAGALAGGRLGTAVLAILLPLMARAAVAASGLRLPAGVRPSWRATWAYALLITFTMAFTPVVWPVAVLLGIGLLVLRFLDGSRDQLAAHGLRFLVVLLAPLVVLAPWSLSLLTQPSRFFQEAGLDYGAGSASVLDLIGLSPGGPKAVGGVLLFGIVLAALAATLRDERQRAIRTAWVVALTGLLLAALGNGSGWTGPAMLVYGLALLCAAAIGAEGIRTRMANLGFGWKQPVAVLIALASVLAPLVAAVSWMITGAAGPLERRTPEQVPAFVAEESGTADRARTLVLDGKPGHVDYSLVRGSGARLGDADLAAAAGEDKRLGGIVANLVAGSGADQTNQLGGYAVRYILVRDGAPREMGRVLDSTPGLTRLSQDDGSALWRVDRRVSRVSIVAGEAKDGTSAGEAAAPLAVPSGPVEAHTKVPDGADGRVLRLADAADEGWQATLNGTPLKPLKVDGWAQGFTLPAGGGTLDLTHENPIGHTLWLWAQGLLALVLVVLALPGRRREIDDDLPEDTAAAQAAAVTGDGRRARRLRAQAEAAGTPEAAGPGIPGARTGEQPLDPAGPMDAAVPGQGAEGVPQAVPPMEDADPYGAVPQQPSYDDWQAAQQGGPVPPAHPADQQPYAPAEPYQAGQYGQQPYPPGAPYQAADPYAADPYQAGAYDPYGYGQQQYGDGGPQHQQPYDDGTEYPGYSGSYPEPRRDGSDQQ